Proteins encoded within one genomic window of Leptolyngbya sp. SIO1E4:
- a CDS encoding nucleotidyltransferase family protein has product MTAVGNWKSCLGDRPSNDLWNALSEEAQVIACLRVEADLLTAERIEELCSRDLDWSVVLHLASQNDVSRLLYQNLSEIYPEAVPVWVLEQLQQSFQAGLLRSCYLAQELLQILDLLSQRGISALAYKGPALAMALYGGLAVRPFCDLDILIHPNDWLRTKAVLMAAGYDTLAVDDRLEMRNVWSDNERDFVHRDRGVVLDLHWKLMPEFFPTDLTVEDLWSRRQSVTVLGAIVESLGTEDRLLALCVHGAKECWSKLKWLMDVSQLLRQSPGVDWQAVIAQAKQAHLYRILLLGVGLAHTLLDAPIPADLVSQIQTDATLKSLMHQSCCYMFGVNVSPYRRWSPTRFRLNTRECWQDWVTYGIRRMLVPNVRDRQLVTLPSSWAWLYVLIRPFRLAGEKLGWVTRPQLGRDPKTAHLQEVSERRRDSPQELSSCCNEQAMQSKRPKIRADLSIYSLGTERIIYCPQQEMGVALNPSSTAILESCDGQCTLAEIAAQVAHRFDKPIETVVEDVYAAVLELQRLGVLEET; this is encoded by the coding sequence ATGACAGCAGTAGGAAATTGGAAATCGTGTTTGGGCGATCGCCCCTCTAACGATTTGTGGAATGCACTGTCGGAGGAGGCGCAGGTCATTGCTTGCCTCAGAGTGGAGGCAGATCTTCTGACCGCTGAACGCATCGAAGAACTCTGCTCTCGCGATCTGGATTGGTCAGTGGTGCTGCACTTGGCCAGCCAAAACGATGTATCGAGGCTGCTGTATCAGAATCTGTCTGAGATCTACCCAGAGGCAGTTCCAGTTTGGGTGCTTGAGCAGCTGCAGCAATCGTTTCAAGCAGGGTTGCTACGGAGCTGCTACCTGGCTCAAGAGCTCCTACAAATTCTCGATTTGTTGTCTCAACGGGGCATTTCAGCCTTGGCTTACAAAGGGCCAGCCCTTGCAATGGCCCTTTATGGTGGGCTGGCTGTTCGCCCCTTTTGCGATCTAGATATCTTGATTCATCCCAACGATTGGCTCAGGACAAAGGCAGTCCTGATGGCAGCGGGCTATGACACCCTAGCCGTTGACGATCGACTCGAGATGAGGAATGTCTGGTCAGACAATGAGCGAGACTTTGTTCACCGAGATAGGGGAGTCGTGCTGGACTTACACTGGAAGCTGATGCCTGAGTTTTTCCCGACTGATTTAACAGTGGAAGATCTCTGGTCTCGGCGCCAGTCGGTGACTGTTCTGGGTGCAATCGTGGAAAGCCTTGGGACTGAAGACCGACTGCTGGCACTCTGCGTTCACGGTGCTAAGGAATGCTGGAGTAAGCTGAAGTGGCTGATGGATGTATCGCAGCTGCTGCGGCAGTCTCCTGGGGTAGATTGGCAAGCTGTGATAGCGCAAGCTAAGCAGGCCCATTTGTATCGGATTCTCTTATTAGGAGTAGGGCTAGCCCATACGCTTTTGGATGCGCCTATTCCCGCTGATTTGGTGAGTCAGATCCAAACTGATGCCACGCTGAAGTCATTGATGCACCAAAGCTGCTGCTATATGTTTGGCGTTAATGTAAGCCCATACCGCCGATGGTCGCCGACACGATTTCGCCTCAACACGCGTGAATGCTGGCAGGATTGGGTCACTTACGGCATTCGGCGAATGCTAGTACCCAATGTCCGCGATCGCCAGCTAGTAACGCTACCGTCGTCATGGGCGTGGCTGTATGTTCTCATTCGTCCATTCAGGCTAGCTGGTGAGAAATTGGGTTGGGTGACTCGCCCACAATTGGGCAGAGACCCAAAGACTGCTCACTTACAAGAAGTGTCTGAGCGTAGGCGCGATTCTCCACAGGAGCTCTCTTCATGCTGCAATGAACAAGCAATGCAGAGCAAGCGCCCGAAGATTCGAGCCGATCTCAGCATCTACTCTTTAGGAACTGAGCGCATCATCTACTGCCCCCAGCAGGAGATGGGGGTAGCGCTGAATCCTTCATCAACCGCCATTCTAGAAAGCTGTGATGGTCAATGTACCTTAGCTGAAATCGCGGCCCAAGTCGCGCACCGGTTTGACAAACCGATAGAAACCGTCGTTGAAGACGTGTACGCAGCTGTGCTAGAGCTTCAGCGGCTGGGCGTACTGGAGGAAACCTGA
- a CDS encoding EamA family transporter gives MKQTKAHFSDLLLTALAPMSWGTTYVVATEFLPPNHPLLVAALRSLPIGLLLTIGLRKLPQGVWWWRILVLGGLNIGIFQALLFVAAYRLPGGVAATAGAIQPLLVVLFSWQLLQEKPSKISVAAAIAGFIGVGLLVLGPGARLDSIGIVAAIAGAATMGLGTVLVKRWKSPVSLIVFTAWQLTVGGLILLPIALLTEGPFTQVTRTHLWGFIYLGLIGTGLAYALWFRGIRRLNATAASYLGLLSPVVATLIGYIFLQQTFTSIQLLGVAVVLASVVIGQQAQST, from the coding sequence ATGAAGCAAACGAAGGCTCATTTCTCAGATCTTTTGTTGACGGCGTTAGCCCCCATGTCCTGGGGCACCACCTATGTAGTGGCCACAGAGTTCTTACCCCCCAATCATCCACTGTTAGTGGCTGCATTGAGATCGCTCCCTATTGGGCTGTTGCTAACCATTGGCCTTAGAAAGCTCCCTCAAGGGGTCTGGTGGTGGCGAATTTTGGTTTTAGGAGGTCTCAATATTGGGATTTTTCAGGCGTTGCTGTTTGTGGCGGCCTATCGTCTGCCCGGGGGAGTAGCGGCCACGGCTGGCGCCATTCAGCCTTTACTCGTGGTGCTGTTTTCGTGGCAGCTTTTGCAGGAGAAACCCTCCAAAATATCCGTTGCAGCGGCGATCGCAGGCTTTATTGGGGTAGGGCTGTTGGTGCTGGGGCCTGGGGCCAGGTTAGATAGCATTGGCATTGTGGCCGCGATCGCTGGGGCGGCAACTATGGGGCTGGGAACAGTGCTGGTAAAGCGATGGAAGTCTCCGGTTTCTTTGATTGTTTTTACAGCCTGGCAGCTAACCGTTGGCGGACTGATTTTGCTCCCCATCGCCTTACTCACCGAAGGTCCCTTCACACAGGTGACCCGAACTCATCTTTGGGGCTTTATCTATCTGGGCCTCATTGGTACCGGGCTGGCCTATGCACTTTGGTTTAGGGGCATCCGCAGGCTAAACGCTACAGCCGCTTCCTATCTAGGGCTGTTGAGTCCAGTTGTGGCAACGCTGATTGGCTACATTTTCTTGCAGCAGACATTTACATCCATTCAACTGTTAGGCGTCGCAGTGGTGCTCGCTAGCGTCGTAATTGGCCAACAAGCCCAATCGACATAA
- a CDS encoding class I SAM-dependent methyltransferase encodes MFDKLEEINSRPKPFQFYTAAELWTDAHTSMKMLEYHLNESVDLSSRNKNFIVLSVKWIVSHFGIEVNTSIADFGCGPGLYTTLFAENNADVTGIDFSGRSIQYARKVANQKGLNINYFQQNYLEFETKKRFDIITMIFCDFCALSHVQRKALLAKFHKFLKPDGAVLLDVHSLNAFNNRDEFVTYEYNQLDHFWSPENYYGFLNTFKYEKEKVTLDKYTIIEEKRTRVFYNWLQYFSQDSLREEFEENGFDAVEFYSDVAGSAFSSDSPDMAVVARKAEST; translated from the coding sequence GTGTTTGATAAATTAGAAGAAATAAACTCACGTCCAAAGCCGTTTCAATTTTATACAGCAGCTGAGCTATGGACTGATGCGCATACATCAATGAAGATGCTTGAATATCATTTGAACGAATCTGTTGACCTTTCATCCCGAAACAAAAATTTTATTGTCCTTTCTGTGAAATGGATAGTGTCTCATTTTGGAATAGAGGTGAATACAAGTATTGCTGATTTTGGTTGTGGGCCGGGATTGTATACAACCCTGTTTGCAGAAAATAATGCTGATGTTACCGGGATTGACTTCTCAGGCAGGTCAATTCAGTATGCAAGAAAGGTTGCTAATCAAAAAGGATTGAACATTAACTATTTTCAGCAAAACTATCTGGAATTTGAGACTAAAAAAAGATTCGACATTATTACAATGATTTTTTGCGATTTTTGTGCATTGAGCCATGTCCAAAGGAAAGCACTGCTCGCCAAGTTTCACAAATTCCTGAAGCCCGATGGAGCAGTTCTGTTGGATGTTCATTCGTTAAATGCATTCAATAACAGGGATGAGTTTGTGACATACGAATATAACCAACTTGATCATTTTTGGTCTCCTGAAAATTATTATGGATTCCTAAACACATTCAAATATGAAAAGGAAAAAGTGACCCTTGATAAATACACGATAATTGAAGAAAAAAGAACCCGTGTTTTCTATAACTGGCTACAATATTTCAGTCAGGATTCGTTACGGGAGGAGTTTGAAGAGAACGGATTTGACGCCGTAGAGTTTTACTCTGATGTTGCAGGTTCGGCTTTTTCCTCAGATTCTCCTGATATGGCAGTTGTCGCGAGGAAAGCGGAGAGCACATAA
- a CDS encoding class I SAM-dependent methyltransferase has protein sequence MTIAVSQAKPQIARKVVSGILAVKPLWNLAKWQARTMMINRAERLGIPWREAVQQFERHHWQADWESIQDAELTYPDNYKASFHGYDEGHLCWQAAFEFEVASNAVHSSLFPEAGAHGDAKLRQSYHDVLKAKLPYQPQSILDLHCTVGLSTFALRSLYPQAQVTGLDFSPYYLSVAHYQAQQRQENSVHWVHALPEATGLAAQSFDLVSAFLLFHEMPQETIRKIFQEARRLVKPGGYFTFMDMNPNSAAYIKMPPYIMTLLKSTEPFMEQYFALDVEEALLSAGFDQITETTNSPRHRTVIAQVRI, from the coding sequence ATGACTATCGCTGTTTCTCAAGCTAAGCCTCAAATTGCCCGTAAGGTTGTCAGTGGGATACTCGCTGTCAAGCCCCTCTGGAATCTAGCCAAGTGGCAGGCTCGCACAATGATGATCAACCGGGCAGAGCGCTTGGGCATCCCTTGGCGTGAGGCAGTTCAGCAGTTTGAGCGTCATCATTGGCAGGCTGATTGGGAAAGTATTCAGGATGCTGAGTTAACCTATCCAGACAACTACAAGGCCTCGTTTCACGGGTATGATGAGGGTCACTTGTGCTGGCAGGCTGCCTTTGAATTTGAAGTGGCTTCTAATGCAGTGCACTCTAGCCTGTTTCCTGAGGCAGGGGCTCACGGTGATGCCAAGCTGCGCCAGAGCTATCATGATGTGCTTAAGGCTAAACTGCCTTACCAGCCCCAGTCCATTTTGGATTTACATTGCACTGTTGGGCTGAGTACCTTTGCCCTGAGGTCGCTCTATCCGCAAGCTCAGGTGACAGGCTTGGATTTTTCGCCTTATTACCTTTCTGTGGCTCACTACCAGGCTCAGCAACGCCAGGAGAATTCGGTTCATTGGGTTCATGCTCTGCCCGAGGCAACGGGGTTAGCGGCTCAGTCTTTTGATCTGGTGTCAGCGTTTTTGTTGTTTCATGAAATGCCCCAGGAAACTATTCGTAAGATATTCCAAGAAGCGCGGCGGTTAGTAAAACCGGGTGGATATTTTACGTTTATGGATATGAACCCTAACTCGGCAGCTTACATAAAAATGCCGCCTTACATAATGACGCTGCTCAAAAGTACAGAACCATTTATGGAGCAGTATTTTGCCTTAGATGTTGAGGAGGCGCTTCTATCGGCAGGGTTTGATCAGATAACGGAGACGACTAATAGCCCTCGCCATCGTACCGTAATTGCTCAGGTCAGGATTTAA
- a CDS encoding class II fructose-bisphosphate aldolase produces the protein MLTSTKDLLEKAQKYSYAVGAFNLYNLEGAKAVVNAAEADKSPAIIQILPHILKYGGSPLVALFLEAADSATVPMSVHLDHCEEPAVIEMALEAGIQSVLADGSKFSYQENLSFTHEMTALAHAKGATVEAEIGRISGTEDGMTVAEKEAKMTDPYQAKEFVEKSGVDFLAVTIGNVHGQYYSEPRLDFERLAKVRQQLDIPLVLHGASGLPALMIQRSIELGVCKFNVNTEVRQKYLQFWREYGKTDSQRDLLDCQKASTGAMQEVIAQKIRLFGSAGKA, from the coding sequence ATGCTGACTTCTACCAAAGACCTGTTAGAGAAAGCTCAAAAGTATTCCTACGCCGTGGGTGCTTTCAATTTATATAATCTTGAAGGCGCTAAAGCTGTGGTCAATGCGGCTGAAGCTGACAAGAGTCCCGCAATTATCCAAATTCTGCCTCATATCTTGAAGTATGGGGGCTCTCCCCTGGTTGCCCTCTTTTTAGAAGCCGCAGACTCGGCTACCGTGCCGATGTCAGTTCATCTAGATCACTGTGAAGAGCCTGCTGTCATCGAGATGGCTCTAGAAGCAGGGATTCAATCGGTTTTGGCGGATGGGTCTAAATTTTCCTATCAAGAAAACCTTTCGTTTACCCATGAAATGACTGCCCTAGCCCATGCGAAGGGAGCGACTGTGGAAGCAGAAATCGGCAGGATTAGCGGCACCGAAGATGGCATGACGGTTGCCGAAAAAGAAGCCAAGATGACCGATCCTTACCAGGCCAAGGAATTTGTAGAAAAATCGGGGGTAGATTTTCTCGCGGTTACCATTGGCAATGTTCATGGTCAGTATTACAGCGAACCCCGATTAGATTTTGAGCGTCTGGCCAAGGTGCGTCAGCAACTCGACATTCCCTTAGTGTTACACGGGGCTTCTGGTTTACCTGCTCTCATGATTCAGCGATCGATTGAGTTGGGCGTATGCAAGTTTAACGTCAATACTGAAGTCCGACAAAAATATCTCCAGTTTTGGCGAGAGTATGGAAAAACGGATTCTCAACGCGATCTCTTAGATTGTCAAAAAGCATCAACGGGTGCAATGCAAGAGGTTATTGCCCAAAAAATTAGGTTGTTCGGGAGTGCTGGCAAAGCTTAG
- a CDS encoding TetR/AcrR family transcriptional regulator encodes MNLFRQPASASCSLRGYSHAIACVGVFAVGRKSLAAERREDILDAFEHCILERGIQGSSFQHIAQILGMDRNIISHYFRNREALVDAMTQRIVDEYDSHMNEALAHPEQSAGVMELVKTFYGEKDSTERTEILWAEILAYATRSETVRDRLRQSYDKLFWAVGKALRREYPEVAKKQLQTAAYTVATLLDRSSTFEWLGVKGSPIQSAKAAIAKVLESLE; translated from the coding sequence ATGAATTTATTTCGTCAACCCGCTTCAGCATCGTGTAGCCTCAGAGGGTATTCGCACGCGATCGCCTGCGTAGGAGTATTTGCCGTGGGACGCAAAAGCCTGGCCGCCGAGCGGCGAGAGGACATACTGGATGCATTCGAGCACTGCATCCTAGAACGGGGTATTCAGGGAAGCTCGTTTCAACACATCGCTCAAATACTTGGAATGGATCGGAACATCATCAGCCACTATTTCAGGAATCGAGAGGCCTTGGTCGATGCGATGACTCAACGGATCGTCGACGAGTATGACTCACACATGAACGAGGCGCTGGCACATCCAGAACAGTCGGCGGGTGTCATGGAACTCGTGAAAACGTTCTACGGTGAGAAGGACTCTACCGAACGGACTGAAATCCTCTGGGCAGAAATCTTGGCCTACGCGACCCGATCCGAGACCGTTCGCGATCGCCTTCGACAGAGCTACGACAAGCTATTCTGGGCCGTGGGCAAGGCTCTGAGGCGCGAGTATCCGGAGGTAGCGAAAAAACAGCTGCAGACAGCAGCCTATACAGTCGCCACCCTGCTCGATCGGTCATCCACGTTTGAGTGGCTCGGAGTGAAGGGTTCTCCTATTCAGTCTGCAAAGGCGGCGATCGCAAAAGTGCTGGAGAGTCTGGAATGA
- a CDS encoding FAD-dependent oxidoreductase: MNQGRPMEQTTFDTIIVGAGLSGLYAARVLSKAGQRVAVLEARDRVGGLTCSEYSEYLGERIDLGGAWLADVHTRMHALVQEFKVPLVPQYVTGKEVAIDGETRHMGEVGSFPGRESVLPELQAVMAKLESELAGLDIDAPWTHEKAAEFDAMTFAGWINQTVEAPSLRALMTASTNAFFGVRPEEVSFLEAMHLFKTCGDILLMGDTNTGGQSAHMVGSQLVSEGLAATVNGVVSLSSPVRRIIQDDQGVTVECDETTWRGKHVICALPPVMINRLRFEPMLPAYRREFHQRCPMGRYAKAILTYETPFWRDQDLSGVVMSIDNSMTGIFDLGDTESQRGVIAVLFGGEPSIPLDNATEAERDQIILDLAAKSLGDQARNPVEIVVKQWAAEPWSQGGSCSYMTPGTLTTIGDRLWEPCGRIHWAGTHLSKVWRGYMEGACASGEAAANAVLAAKNEAIQVKI, from the coding sequence ATGAATCAAGGCAGACCAATGGAACAGACGACGTTCGACACGATTATTGTGGGCGCAGGATTATCCGGGTTATACGCGGCACGGGTATTGTCCAAGGCGGGGCAGCGCGTCGCCGTGCTGGAAGCCCGCGATCGCGTCGGTGGCCTAACCTGTTCCGAATACAGCGAGTATCTAGGAGAGCGTATCGATCTAGGCGGAGCTTGGCTGGCCGATGTGCATACGCGGATGCATGCACTCGTTCAAGAATTCAAGGTGCCCCTGGTGCCGCAATATGTGACTGGTAAAGAGGTGGCCATCGATGGAGAGACGCGCCATATGGGCGAAGTGGGCAGCTTTCCCGGACGGGAATCGGTTCTACCAGAACTCCAGGCCGTTATGGCTAAGTTGGAGAGTGAGTTGGCCGGCCTAGACATTGACGCGCCGTGGACCCATGAGAAAGCCGCGGAATTCGACGCCATGACCTTCGCTGGATGGATTAACCAGACCGTGGAAGCACCCAGCTTACGCGCGTTGATGACTGCAAGCACGAATGCCTTCTTTGGGGTCAGACCGGAAGAAGTCTCCTTCCTCGAGGCGATGCATTTATTCAAGACCTGCGGCGATATCCTCTTGATGGGTGACACCAATACTGGCGGCCAGTCCGCCCATATGGTGGGCAGCCAGTTGGTTTCTGAGGGGCTGGCCGCCACGGTTAACGGGGTCGTGTCGCTCAGCTCACCCGTTCGCCGTATCATACAAGATGACCAGGGCGTCACCGTGGAGTGTGACGAAACCACCTGGCGCGGCAAACATGTCATCTGCGCGCTGCCACCGGTGATGATCAATCGGCTTAGGTTTGAGCCGATGTTGCCCGCATACCGCCGTGAGTTCCACCAACGCTGCCCGATGGGCCGATATGCGAAGGCCATCCTCACCTACGAGACACCCTTTTGGCGCGACCAAGATCTCTCGGGCGTTGTCATGAGCATCGACAACAGCATGACTGGCATCTTTGACCTCGGAGACACTGAGTCGCAGCGTGGGGTGATTGCGGTCCTGTTTGGCGGGGAGCCATCGATACCGTTAGACAACGCTACTGAGGCTGAACGCGACCAAATCATTCTTGACCTAGCTGCAAAGTCTCTGGGGGATCAGGCGCGAAATCCAGTTGAGATAGTGGTCAAGCAGTGGGCGGCTGAGCCCTGGTCGCAAGGCGGTTCCTGCTCTTACATGACGCCCGGAACGCTCACTACCATAGGCGATCGGCTCTGGGAGCCCTGCGGACGCATTCACTGGGCAGGAACCCACCTGTCGAAAGTCTGGCGAGGCTACATGGAAGGAGCCTGCGCTTCGGGTGAAGCTGCCGCCAATGCGGTGCTAGCCGCTAAAAACGAGGCAATTCAGGTCAAAATTTGA
- a CDS encoding nuclear transport factor 2 family protein: MTNPQINVSLVEQLPALVPDRLEEAREHFYDDFVWHYINPELPQIQGDYDGLDGLKTFFMKLGELTHNTFKVRIKQAHAVGHEFVMVHACPSMTIDDYAFETDAVVVWRIVDQRFKEAWDIPGLHSLRPQST, from the coding sequence GTGACTAATCCACAAATCAATGTCTCTCTTGTTGAGCAACTCCCCGCCCTCGTCCCAGACCGGTTAGAAGAGGCCAGAGAACACTTTTATGATGACTTTGTTTGGCACTATATTAATCCTGAACTGCCGCAGATTCAAGGCGACTATGACGGCTTAGATGGCTTGAAAACATTTTTCATGAAATTAGGAGAGTTAACCCACAACACGTTTAAAGTTCGGATTAAACAAGCCCATGCGGTGGGGCATGAGTTTGTTATGGTGCATGCTTGTCCGAGCATGACAATCGACGATTACGCTTTTGAAACAGATGCCGTTGTTGTCTGGAGAATAGTGGATCAGCGCTTTAAGGAGGCTTGGGATATTCCAGGATTGCATTCACTACGCCCACAATCGACATGA
- a CDS encoding lycopene cyclase family protein: MVDAPKFDVPGFDVLVIGAGPAGMIIASVLSECGLRVQGLTATPLRAVWPNTYGIWRDELDEFGLADLLGHAWENSVSYFSKGEVDHQRVYGLLDKVKFQEHFLAKCEQGGVKWLEGKAKNIQHSNNRSCVVTEDGTELTARVVIDASGHNPVFVEREYTYPIAYQAAYGVVGQFSKPPVEDGQFVLMDFRSDHLTAEDKATNPPTFLYVMDLGEGVYFVEETSLAASPALSFEVLQRRLNERLETQGIEILEEHEIERCLFPMNLPMPNFDQPVVGFGGAASMVHPASGYSIGANLRRAKDLAGAIATAIQNENASPHVIAKAGWQALWNPARLRKYYLYRFGLEKLMRFDEAKIMHHFESFFSLPQHQWAGFLTDNLTPVELMLTMMGLFAIAPNDLRWGLMQFRGREASLLWDFLKGRLSH; encoded by the coding sequence ATGGTTGACGCGCCTAAGTTTGATGTCCCCGGATTTGATGTACTGGTGATTGGTGCTGGTCCGGCGGGGATGATTATTGCGTCGGTGCTATCTGAGTGCGGTCTACGAGTGCAAGGGCTAACGGCAACACCGCTCCGGGCTGTCTGGCCAAATACCTATGGTATCTGGCGGGATGAGTTAGATGAGTTTGGTTTGGCAGACTTGCTGGGACATGCTTGGGAGAATAGTGTTTCGTATTTCTCGAAGGGAGAGGTAGACCATCAGCGTGTCTATGGTCTGCTTGATAAGGTGAAATTCCAGGAACATTTTCTTGCTAAATGTGAGCAGGGAGGGGTGAAATGGCTAGAGGGAAAAGCGAAGAATATTCAGCATTCAAATAACCGATCCTGCGTTGTGACAGAGGATGGCACTGAGCTAACGGCGCGGGTAGTGATTGATGCCAGTGGTCACAATCCGGTGTTTGTGGAACGGGAATATACCTATCCGATTGCGTATCAAGCAGCCTATGGTGTCGTCGGTCAGTTTTCTAAGCCACCCGTGGAAGATGGGCAATTCGTATTGATGGATTTTCGCAGTGACCATTTGACAGCTGAAGATAAGGCCACGAATCCACCGACGTTTTTGTACGTGATGGACTTGGGTGAGGGTGTTTATTTCGTTGAGGAAACGTCTTTGGCAGCGTCTCCGGCATTGAGCTTTGAGGTGTTGCAACGACGACTTAATGAGCGTTTGGAGACACAGGGAATTGAGATTCTAGAGGAGCATGAGATTGAACGGTGTCTGTTCCCGATGAATCTGCCTATGCCCAACTTTGATCAGCCTGTGGTGGGTTTTGGTGGGGCTGCAAGTATGGTTCATCCGGCATCGGGTTATTCAATCGGGGCAAACTTGCGTCGGGCGAAGGATTTAGCCGGTGCAATTGCGACTGCAATACAGAATGAAAATGCCTCACCCCATGTGATTGCGAAAGCTGGGTGGCAGGCGCTATGGAATCCAGCGCGGTTACGCAAGTATTACCTGTATCGGTTTGGTTTAGAGAAGTTGATGCGGTTTGATGAAGCCAAGATTATGCATCACTTCGAGTCCTTCTTTAGTTTGCCGCAGCATCAGTGGGCTGGTTTCTTAACGGATAATTTGACACCAGTGGAGTTGATGTTAACAATGATGGGATTATTTGCGATCGCACCGAATGATCTCCGTTGGGGCCTAATGCAGTTTCGTGGTAGAGAAGCATCATTATTGTGGGATTTCTTGAAGGGGAGACTGTCCCACTGA
- a CDS encoding SDR family NAD(P)-dependent oxidoreductase codes for MQKTILVTGATDGIGLETARMLVSLGHTVLLHGRNPAKLENVEKTLSANGGQIESYRADLSRMADVEALAKAVAVKHTKLDVLINNAGVYSAPNPITQDGLDIRFVVNAIAPYPLTQRLMPLMGTSGRVINLSSAAQSPVNPEALAGRVKLSDGVAYAQSKLAITMWSRSLALSLKENGPAIIAVNPGSLLGSKMVKQAFGVAGGDIRIGAEILTRAALSDEFKTASGLYFDNDSGQFAPPHSDALNPRKSEEIVRAIEAVLAEI; via the coding sequence ATGCAAAAAACTATTCTTGTCACAGGGGCAACCGATGGCATTGGGCTAGAAACCGCCAGGATGTTGGTTTCGTTGGGTCACACCGTCTTGTTGCACGGGCGCAACCCAGCCAAGCTGGAGAACGTGGAAAAAACGCTCTCTGCCAACGGTGGGCAGATTGAAAGCTACAGGGCTGATCTATCGCGCATGGCGGATGTCGAGGCCCTCGCAAAGGCTGTGGCAGTCAAGCACACTAAGCTAGATGTGCTGATCAATAATGCAGGCGTTTATAGCGCACCCAACCCTATCACGCAGGATGGGCTGGATATACGATTTGTTGTCAATGCAATCGCCCCCTATCCGCTGACACAGCGGCTGATGCCGCTTATGGGAACATCCGGGCGGGTGATCAATCTATCCTCTGCTGCTCAGTCTCCAGTTAATCCAGAAGCGCTGGCTGGACGAGTCAAGCTGTCTGACGGCGTAGCTTATGCCCAAAGCAAACTGGCGATTACGATGTGGTCGCGCAGTCTGGCGCTTTCGCTCAAGGAGAATGGCCCGGCCATCATCGCCGTTAACCCTGGATCACTGCTCGGCAGCAAAATGGTAAAACAGGCTTTTGGGGTGGCGGGTGGCGATATCCGCATCGGCGCTGAAATACTGACTCGCGCAGCACTGTCAGATGAATTCAAAACGGCTTCCGGTCTATATTTTGACAACGATTCAGGCCAGTTTGCGCCCCCCCATTCGGATGCACTCAATCCCCGAAAATCTGAAGAGATTGTGCGCGCGATCGAGGCAGTTTTGGCTGAGATATAG
- a CDS encoding enoyl-CoA hydratase/isomerase family protein yields MSYDNFTTFNVKVENAIAWVTFDYPPVNIQGLPMLADLNMLAQKLETDRTIKVVVFQSAHPEIFVAHADTNFLKDMSAIAVSRDEVKLLDLQVVLERISKLPQATIAKIEGFARGGGHEFALACDMRFAARGKARFMQMEVAMGILPCGGGASRMARQIGLGRALEIILSAQDYDADQAEAYGTINKALDPDAIGPLVEALANRIALWPAESINACKQAVYASIDTPIEDALKEEAYWLYQATSQTPALTRFQWADDNDAQFDMNNQRGWEEMVIGVQEIK; encoded by the coding sequence ATGAGCTATGACAATTTCACCACCTTCAACGTGAAGGTCGAAAACGCTATCGCGTGGGTCACGTTCGATTATCCACCCGTCAACATTCAAGGTCTGCCGATGCTCGCCGACCTCAACATGCTGGCCCAAAAGCTTGAAACGGATCGCACCATCAAGGTTGTTGTGTTTCAATCCGCTCATCCCGAAATTTTTGTGGCCCATGCGGACACGAATTTTCTCAAAGACATGTCCGCGATCGCCGTTTCCCGTGACGAGGTGAAACTGCTCGATTTGCAGGTTGTACTGGAGCGCATCAGTAAGCTACCCCAGGCCACCATCGCCAAGATTGAGGGCTTCGCCCGTGGCGGGGGTCACGAATTTGCCCTCGCCTGCGACATGCGCTTTGCAGCTCGTGGCAAGGCCAGATTCATGCAAATGGAAGTTGCCATGGGCATTCTGCCCTGTGGAGGTGGGGCATCGCGTATGGCTCGTCAGATAGGACTGGGGCGGGCACTAGAAATTATCCTGAGCGCCCAAGACTACGATGCCGACCAGGCCGAGGCCTATGGCACCATCAACAAGGCACTTGACCCGGACGCGATCGGTCCACTTGTTGAAGCGTTGGCTAACCGCATCGCGCTCTGGCCAGCTGAGTCAATCAATGCGTGCAAACAGGCTGTTTATGCCTCAATCGACACGCCAATCGAAGACGCCCTGAAGGAAGAGGCCTATTGGCTTTATCAGGCAACGAGTCAAACCCCAGCTTTGACGCGCTTTCAATGGGCCGACGACAACGATGCCCAGTTCGACATGAACAACCAACGCGGTTGGGAAGAGATGGTAATTGGTGTTCAAGAAATCAAGTAA